A genomic segment from Brevundimonas mediterranea encodes:
- a CDS encoding enoyl-CoA hydratase-related protein has protein sequence MADQPTDADLNALDVTDAEEAEINRIAHPLLADAAPDANDDLVRIDATSDGVVFITLDRPEKKNAFDAATIAALHEAFETLHGADHVRLVFIRGAGGTFSAGADLNWMRDAADWSEADNRDDALGLARMLKALHDVPALTVALVEGAAMGGGAGIVAACDMAVAVEGARFAFSEVKLGLIPATIAPYVIEAIGARRARQLFLTGNSFDADYAAHAGLIDLVLPEGSVDEFVAMLTDSLSGNAPGAMGEAKRLVNDIAGHKIDSGLLDDTAKRIARARVSPEGQEGVRAFLDKRKPDWAV, from the coding sequence ATGGCCGATCAACCCACCGACGCCGACCTCAACGCCCTGGACGTCACCGACGCCGAGGAAGCCGAGATCAACCGCATCGCCCATCCGCTGCTGGCCGACGCCGCGCCGGACGCCAATGACGACCTGGTGCGGATCGACGCCACCAGCGACGGGGTGGTCTTCATCACCCTGGACCGGCCCGAGAAGAAGAACGCCTTCGACGCCGCCACCATCGCCGCCCTGCATGAGGCGTTCGAGACCCTGCACGGCGCCGACCACGTCCGCCTGGTCTTCATCCGCGGCGCGGGCGGCACCTTCAGCGCCGGGGCCGATCTGAACTGGATGCGCGACGCCGCCGACTGGTCCGAGGCCGACAATCGCGACGACGCCCTGGGTCTGGCCCGGATGCTGAAGGCCCTGCACGACGTCCCCGCCCTGACCGTCGCCCTGGTCGAGGGCGCCGCCATGGGCGGCGGGGCCGGCATCGTCGCCGCCTGCGACATGGCCGTGGCGGTCGAGGGCGCGCGTTTCGCCTTTTCCGAGGTCAAGCTGGGCCTGATCCCCGCGACCATCGCCCCCTATGTCATCGAGGCCATCGGCGCGCGGCGCGCGCGCCAGCTGTTCCTGACCGGCAACAGTTTCGACGCCGACTACGCCGCCCACGCCGGCCTGATCGACCTGGTCCTGCCCGAGGGTTCGGTGGATGAGTTCGTCGCCATGCTGACCGACAGCCTCAGCGGCAACGCTCCCGGCGCCATGGGCGAGGCAAAACGCCTGGTCAACGACATCGCCGGCCACAAGATCGACAGCGGCCTCTTGGACGACACCGCCAAACGCATCGCCCGCGCCCGCGTCTCCCCCGAGGGCCAGGAAGGCGTCCGCGCCTTCCTGGACAAGCGCAAACCCGACTGGGCGGTTTAG
- a CDS encoding CC0125/CC1285 family lipoprotein has translation MKRLAILSLAASTLALAACASLAPYGAQRAPGGQGYSEQRIESNRYRVTYNGVGAPGAVADYALVRAADLTTDQGYDWFEVTQSWTDGRPGGAGGVRPSVSIGGGSSRYGGYSASGVGVGLGLNFSGPSPTSTSLEIIMGRGPKPDRPNAYDARSVQASIPR, from the coding sequence ATGAAGCGCCTCGCCATTCTCAGCCTCGCCGCCTCGACCCTGGCCCTGGCCGCCTGCGCCAGCCTGGCCCCCTACGGCGCCCAGCGCGCGCCGGGCGGGCAGGGCTATTCGGAGCAGAGGATCGAATCCAACCGTTACCGTGTCACCTACAACGGCGTCGGGGCGCCGGGCGCTGTCGCCGACTATGCGCTGGTGCGGGCCGCCGATCTGACCACGGACCAGGGCTATGACTGGTTTGAAGTGACCCAGAGCTGGACCGACGGCCGTCCCGGCGGCGCGGGCGGCGTGCGGCCCAGCGTCTCCATCGGCGGCGGATCCAGCCGATACGGCGGCTATTCGGCCTCGGGCGTCGGCGTGGGGTTGGGCCTGAACTTCAGCGGCCCCAGCCCGACCTCGACCTCGCTGGAGATCATCATGGGGCGGGGCCCAAAGCCCGACCGTCCGAACGCCTATGACGCCCGATCGGTCCAGGCCTCCATCCCGCGCTGA
- a CDS encoding replication-associated recombination protein A, translating into MTDLFEASGILPPDAPLADRLRPRTLDEVVGQDHLLGPGGPIRRMIEAGRLGSMILWGPPGTGKTTIARLLAQAAGYEYQSISAVFSGVADLKKAFEAARMRRAAGQSTLLFVDEIHRFNRAQQDGFLPFVEAGVVTLVGATTENPSFELNGALLSRSQVYVLKRLDDAALDQLLSRAEAHMERGLPLSPEARQAMLALADGDGRYLLTMSEVLFDLPEGEMLDVQGLAAVLQRRAPAYDKSREEHYNLISALHKSVRGSDPDAALYWLARMLNGGEDPLYLARRIVRMAVEDIGEADPLSILVANAAKDTYDFLGSPEGELALAQAVVHLATAPKSVGVYEAFKAARKAAYETGSLTPPAHIRNAPTKLMKSLGYGKGYQYDPDTPEGFSGANFFPDEMERRTFYKPKGEGHEEKVKARLERWAEMRARLAKDAAVDGAGG; encoded by the coding sequence ATGACCGACCTGTTCGAAGCCTCCGGCATATTGCCGCCCGACGCCCCCCTGGCCGACCGTCTGCGCCCGCGCACGCTGGACGAGGTGGTGGGGCAGGATCATCTGCTGGGGCCGGGCGGGCCGATCCGCCGGATGATCGAGGCGGGGCGGCTGGGCTCGATGATCCTGTGGGGGCCGCCCGGCACCGGCAAGACCACCATCGCCCGGCTGCTGGCCCAGGCGGCGGGCTATGAATACCAGTCGATCAGCGCGGTCTTTTCCGGAGTCGCCGACCTGAAGAAGGCGTTCGAGGCGGCGCGGATGCGGCGGGCGGCGGGGCAGAGCACCCTGTTGTTCGTCGATGAGATCCACCGCTTCAACCGCGCCCAGCAGGACGGCTTCCTGCCCTTCGTCGAGGCCGGGGTCGTCACCCTGGTCGGGGCCACGACCGAGAACCCCAGTTTCGAGCTGAATGGGGCGCTGCTGTCGCGGTCGCAGGTCTATGTGCTGAAGCGGCTGGACGATGCGGCGCTGGATCAACTGTTGAGCCGCGCCGAGGCCCATATGGAAAGAGGCCTGCCGCTGTCGCCGGAAGCGCGCCAGGCCATGCTGGCCCTCGCCGACGGCGACGGGCGCTATCTGCTGACCATGTCGGAGGTGCTGTTCGACCTGCCTGAAGGCGAGATGCTGGACGTACAGGGGCTGGCGGCGGTCCTGCAACGCCGCGCCCCCGCCTATGACAAGAGCCGGGAAGAGCATTACAACCTCATCTCCGCCCTGCATAAATCGGTGCGCGGGTCGGACCCGGACGCGGCCCTGTACTGGCTGGCGCGGATGCTGAACGGGGGCGAGGATCCGCTGTATCTGGCGCGGCGGATCGTGCGGATGGCGGTCGAGGACATCGGCGAGGCGGACCCGCTGTCGATCCTGGTCGCCAATGCGGCCAAGGACACTTACGACTTCCTGGGCAGCCCCGAGGGCGAACTGGCCCTGGCCCAGGCCGTGGTCCACCTGGCCACTGCGCCGAAGTCGGTGGGGGTGTACGAAGCCTTCAAGGCGGCCAGGAAAGCGGCCTATGAGACGGGGTCGCTGACGCCCCCCGCCCATATCCGCAACGCCCCCACCAAGCTGATGAAGTCGCTGGGCTACGGCAAGGGCTACCAGTACGACCCGGACACGCCCGAGGGCTTCTCGGGCGCCAACTTCTTCCCCGACGAGATGGAACGTCGCACCTTCTACAAGCCCAAGGGCGAGGGGCATGAGGAGAAGGTCAAGGCGCGGCTGGAGCGTTGGGCCGAGATGCGGGCGCGGCTGGCCAAGGACGCGGCGGTGGACGGGGCGGGGGGCTGA
- a CDS encoding Do family serine endopeptidase: MQTRSIVLVAALALSACGNPTNSKAQEGEFAQPTRTAPSDAAGMKSSFAPVVRSAAPAVVNISARSVQRVQADPFFQFFGGGIPQARVAESVGSGVIVRSDGIVVTNNHVIDGAQQIKVVLNDRREFPATVILADERSDIAVLRLENVSDRLPVLAIDDQEEQQVGDLVLAIGNPFGVGQTVTNGIISALNRTETGISDSGSFIQTDAAINPGNSGGALVDMDGDLIGINTAIFSRSGSSAGVGFAVPAAMVKRVVDSALGGAKTVVRPWLGVKGDTVTGDIAGSLGLSRPQGLVVTDVYANGPAARAGLRQGDVITAVDGQEINDQNGLNYRVGSRNPNDQVQVAILRDGRPQTLTARVQTLPGDADPRQGVVIQSGPFAGAQVVALNPALADRLGGDPFATGVIVTGVSGRGYAARAGFRQNDLIVSINGRAIASARDVEAAGAGRGPWEIVVNRGGRQIRGVLR; encoded by the coding sequence ATGCAGACCCGATCGATCGTGCTCGTCGCCGCCCTGGCCCTGTCGGCCTGCGGCAACCCCACCAATTCCAAGGCGCAGGAGGGCGAGTTCGCCCAGCCGACGCGCACCGCGCCCAGCGATGCGGCGGGGATGAAGTCCAGCTTCGCGCCGGTGGTGCGATCCGCCGCCCCGGCCGTGGTCAATATCTCGGCCCGCAGCGTCCAGCGGGTCCAGGCCGATCCCTTCTTCCAGTTCTTCGGCGGCGGCATTCCCCAGGCGCGGGTGGCGGAATCGGTCGGGTCGGGCGTGATCGTCCGCTCGGACGGGATCGTCGTCACCAACAACCACGTCATCGACGGCGCCCAGCAGATCAAGGTCGTGCTGAACGACCGGCGCGAGTTTCCCGCCACCGTCATCCTGGCCGACGAGCGCAGCGACATCGCCGTGCTGCGGCTGGAGAACGTCAGCGACCGGCTGCCGGTCCTGGCCATCGACGATCAGGAAGAACAGCAGGTCGGCGATCTGGTCCTGGCCATCGGCAATCCGTTCGGCGTGGGCCAGACGGTGACCAACGGCATCATCTCGGCCCTGAACCGGACCGAGACCGGCATTTCCGACAGCGGCTCCTTCATCCAGACCGACGCGGCCATCAACCCCGGCAATTCGGGCGGCGCCCTGGTGGACATGGACGGCGACCTGATCGGCATCAACACCGCCATCTTCTCCCGCTCAGGCTCCTCGGCCGGGGTCGGGTTCGCCGTGCCCGCCGCCATGGTCAAGCGCGTGGTCGATTCGGCCCTGGGCGGCGCCAAGACCGTGGTCCGGCCGTGGCTGGGCGTAAAGGGCGACACCGTCACCGGCGACATCGCCGGCAGCCTGGGGCTCAGCCGGCCGCAGGGACTGGTCGTCACCGACGTCTACGCCAACGGTCCCGCCGCCCGCGCCGGCCTGCGCCAGGGCGATGTGATCACCGCCGTGGACGGTCAGGAGATCAACGACCAGAACGGGCTGAACTATCGCGTCGGCTCGCGCAATCCGAACGACCAGGTCCAGGTCGCCATCCTGCGCGACGGCCGGCCCCAGACCCTGACCGCGCGGGTCCAGACCCTGCCCGGCGACGCCGACCCCCGCCAGGGCGTCGTGATCCAGTCCGGCCCCTTCGCCGGGGCCCAGGTCGTGGCCCTGAACCCGGCCCTGGCCGACCGCCTGGGCGGCGACCCGTTCGCCACGGGCGTCATCGTCACCGGCGTGTCGGGCCGGGGCTACGCCGCCCGCGCCGGCTTCCGCCAGAACGACCTGATCGTCAGCATCAACGGCCGCGCGATAGCCTCGGCGCGCGACGTCGAAGCCGCCGGCGCCGGTCGCGGCCCGTGGGAAATCGTGGTCAATCGCGGCGGGCGCCAGATTCGGGGCGTGTTGAGGTAA
- a CDS encoding RluA family pseudouridine synthase, protein MTTRTPVALSEDEIAAVRSWVIHEDAHVIAFSKPSGLSSQGGRIQAHTLDDLLWAFARSNGKRPELVHRLDRDTSGVILAAKTKPAAGFLGKALQMRRFRKQYLALLSAAPEPASGTIDAPLRREEIGRESYMRVVAFDAPGAQGSQSRYRTLAANDQGAVVELEPLTGRMHQLRVHMAHLGRPLIGDVRYGGALTTEVGPAPRLMLHALKLSFPHPEGGTTTVEAPPPADFAGLRSALGL, encoded by the coding sequence ATGACTACCCGCACCCCCGTCGCCCTGTCCGAGGATGAGATCGCCGCCGTCCGGTCATGGGTGATCCACGAGGACGCTCATGTGATCGCTTTTTCAAAGCCGTCGGGCCTATCCAGCCAGGGCGGGCGGATCCAGGCGCATACGCTGGACGATCTGCTGTGGGCCTTCGCCCGGTCCAACGGCAAGCGGCCGGAGCTGGTGCATCGGCTGGACCGCGACACCTCGGGCGTGATCCTGGCGGCCAAGACCAAGCCGGCGGCGGGGTTCCTGGGTAAGGCCCTGCAGATGCGGCGGTTTCGCAAACAGTATCTGGCCCTGCTGTCCGCCGCGCCGGAGCCGGCGTCCGGGACCATCGACGCCCCGCTGCGGCGCGAGGAGATCGGGCGCGAGTCCTATATGCGGGTCGTCGCCTTCGACGCGCCCGGCGCCCAGGGCTCGCAGAGCCGATATCGGACCCTGGCCGCCAACGACCAGGGGGCGGTGGTCGAGCTGGAGCCGCTGACGGGGCGGATGCACCAGCTGCGGGTCCATATGGCCCATCTGGGTCGGCCGCTGATCGGGGATGTTCGCTATGGCGGGGCGTTGACGACAGAGGTTGGGCCGGCGCCGCGCCTGATGCTGCACGCCTTGAAACTGAGCTTTCCTCATCCCGAAGGCGGGACGACGACGGTGGAGGCGCCGCCGCCGGCCGATTTCGCGGGTTTGCGTTCGGCCTTGGGCCTCTAG